From the genome of Vicia villosa cultivar HV-30 ecotype Madison, WI unplaced genomic scaffold, Vvil1.0 ctg.000029F_1_1_2_unsc, whole genome shotgun sequence, one region includes:
- the LOC131622354 gene encoding uncharacterized protein LOC131622354: MTFKSLVLYIPFFHTNILKFQKVVVRLGSFAPVFKNISTHPRNTNKQLTIPFIFSKCLFGSLTCSVYTLTTPWPILTYATTWVTLLTLTVAVASISPQVTFVSAISPSSLFSQKCENDRFLRMPLDVPGEVLCFPSHLFVKSKIDLIVPPIFAALIVAASTCVVRAVGLFEEE, from the coding sequence ATGACATTCAAATCATTGGTCCTTTATATACCATTTTTTCATACCAACATCCTCAAATTTCAAAAAGTAGTTGTTAGATTAGGTAGTTTCGCACCAGTTTTTAAAAACATAAGTACCCACCCAAGAAACACCAACAAACAACTAACAATTCCATTCATCTTCTCAAAATGTCTCTTTGGCTCTCTAACTTGTTCCGTTTACACTTTGACAACACCATGGCCAATACTCACCTATGCAACCACTTGGGTTACACTCTTAACCTTAACTGTGGCAGTGGCTTCAATCTCACCGCAGGTTACGTTTGTTTCAGCGATTTCTCCTTCTTCTTTGTTCTCTCAGAAGTGTGAAAACGATCGGTTCCTTAGAATGCCATTGGATGTTCCCGGAGAGGTTCTATGTTTTCCTTCTCATTTGTTTGTGAAGTCTAAGATTGATTTAATTGTTCCTCCAATCTTCGCTGCGTTGATTGTAGCAGCTTCTACTTGTGTGGTCAGAGCTGTTGGATTATTTGAGGAAGAATGA